From the genome of Populus alba chromosome 10, ASM523922v2, whole genome shotgun sequence, one region includes:
- the LOC118061623 gene encoding uncharacterized protein, whose translation MVYASTCVTWVIILFLLQPLIARSGFVSPLLSPVFDDVCKKVECGKGTCKPSDNSTWFFECECDPGWKQTSSDHDDHLKFLPCIVPDCTLNFSCMAAPSPVQGKASKGNESIFEPCFWTDCGGGSCNKTSTFTYSCACAEGYNNLLNVSAFPCYKDCAIGMDCRNLGISVSNKSASVDNSRNQASSILQEKFHWLMTLIMLLCMIDWM comes from the exons ATGGTTTATGCCAGTACCTGTGTTACCTGGGTTATAATCCTTTTTCTTCTGCAACCTTTGATTGCTAGAAGTGGCTTTGTATCTCCACTCCTGTCTCCTGTCTTTG ATGATGTGTGCAAAAAAGTGGAATGTGGGAAAGGAACCTGCAAGCCCTCTGATAATAGTACCTGGTTTTTTGAATGTGAATGTGATCCTGGGTGGAAGCAGACTAGCTCTGACCATGACGATCATCTCAAGTTTCTTCCTTGCATAGTTCCTGACT GTACCTTGAACTTCTCATGCATGGCAGCACCCTCACCTGTCCAAGGGAAAGCAAGCAAGGGTAATGAGTCGATTTTCGAAC CGTGCTTTTGGACTGATTGTGGAGGTGGCTCCTGCAACAAGACATCTACATTTACTTACAGTTGCGCATGTGCAGAGGGTTATAATAACCTTCTTAATGTCTCTGCCTTTCCTTGTTACAAAGATT GTGCAATTGGAATGGATTGCCGAAACCTTGGTATTTCAGTGTCGAACAAATCAGCTTCGGTTGACAATAGTAGGAATCAAG CTTCTTCGATTCTACAAGAAAAGTTCCATTGGCTGATGACATTGATTATGTTGCTGTGTATGATTGACTGGATGTAG